GGTCGAGCAGAGCGAACACATGAGCCGGCTGGTCGACGACCTGCTGTTCGTTGCGCGCCGCGACGCGGGCGAAGCGCCCCTGCGGCTCTCGCGCCTCGCCCTTGGTGACCTGCTGGAACGGACCGTCACCATTGCCCGGCAGCTTGCGCCGGCCCCGACGATCACGCTCCAGGGCGAAGCGGACGCGCTTGCCACGCCGATCGAGGTCGACCGCGGACGCTTGCACCAGCTTCTGATGGTATTGCTGGACAACGCCCTGCGGTATTCGCCGGAGGGCGGCACCATTTCCATCGAGACCGAACGCGTGGGTCCGCAGGTCACCGTCGCCGTCCGCGATAGCGGCATCGGCATCCCGAGGGCGGACCTGCCGCATGTCTTCGATCGCTTTGTGCGCGGGTCGAACGCACTGCCCGGCGGCACCGGGCTGGGCCTGCCCGTCGCGAAGGCCATCGCCGAAGCGCATGGCGGCCAGCTGACCATCGACAGCCGTGAAGGCCGAGGGACCTGCGTCACGCTCACGTTGCCCATCACCGAGGAAGGAACAGCCCAATGATTCCCCTGCTGATGTTGGAGGACGAAGCCCGCATCGCGTCCTTCGTCAGGCGTGGCCTTGCCGCCGAGGGCTATGACGTGACCTGCCTGGCGACCGGCGCCGAGGCGCTCGAGGCGGGGCTCTCGGGCGATTTCGCGTTGATCGTGCTCGACGTCATGGTGCCGGACATGAGCGGCATGGATGTGTGCGAGCGGCTGCGCGCTGGCGGGGTGTCCGCGCCGATCCTGATGCTCACGGCGCGCGACGCGGATGAAGACGTGGTCGAGGGGCTGGAGCGCGGTGCCGACGACTACCTTGCCAAACCCTTCGCCTTCGACGTCCTTCTGGCGCGTCTGTCCGCGCTGCTGCGCCGCGGCAACGGCGCGGGTGTGGGCAAGCCTGCGGAAAGCGCGGGGATCGGCTCCCTGACACTGGACCGCAGCCGGCGGCAAGGATGCCTGCACGGAAAGGACCTGGCCCTGACGCGGCTTGAATTCGATGTCCTGTGGCTGTTCGTGGCCAACCCGGATCGGGTCCACAGCCGGGAAAGGATCCTGTCCCATGCCTGGGGCGCCGATGCCGACCCCCTGACCAACGTGGTCGACGTCTACGTGGCCCGCCTGCGGAAGAAGCTGGATCATCCCGGCGCACCGAAACTGGTCACGGTGCGCGGCGTGGGTTACCGATTGGATGTCGGGACAAAAGAAGCCTCGTGAGCGGCCGCGGCATGTCCTGCGACATGCCAGTTCGAAGGTCGGCGCTAGGCGCGAATGGCAGGGAGGTCGGCGGTGGGCATGGCGTATCCTTGCATCCGCCACGCCGCGCCACGACGCCAACGCGACGCTGGTGCGCTGCGCACAGCGGGTCGGCAAGGCCGCGAGGAGGGCTGCGTCTTCACCCGGCAAGACGCAGGAGCACCGACCCCAATCATCCCTGTCCTCCTCCAATGCGGCGAGCCTTCGAGCGTGATCTGGTCGCCGGCGCCAACGCCCCCTGGAAGATCGCAGTTGCGGAGGCGGTCTGGATGATCGGGATCGGCCCGCGTTTGGCTGGTTCGCCGGTACCGACGACCAGGCCGGCACCGGCGATCCTGTGGACCGGCGGCAGTCCGTTCGAACGACCTTGGCGTCACAAACGACCTAGACCGTTTCGCCGACATCCCGCGTCGCGCCAGAAGGTGCGAGGCACGCCTCGATCACCTTGAGCCAGGTCGCCCTGGTCTCGCCCGGCAAGGCCTCCGGGCCGCGCGCCAGCAGGCGGTCCCGCATGCGGCGGGCGAGGTCGAGCCGCCAGTCGGGGCGCAGGGGAACGCCGGCCGCCGAAGCCCAGGCCTCGACTTGCGAGACGAACGGAATGTCGGGGCGGAGCGTGTCGCTCAGCATGGTCTCGGGGCGCCGTTCCAGGCGGTCGACGATCTCTGCCAGCATGTCGGGCGGCATCAGGTCCTCGACGGTCGCACCGGGTCGACCGACCAGATCGGCAAGGCTGAGCACCCGGTCGCCAGCGCCGGCGGCGGGATGGTCCTGCACCAGGGTGGGGCGCCGATCCTTGCGCCCCGTCAGGACTTCGGCCATGCGCAGCGCAATGCCTGGATCGCCGGCCGGGGCGAAGAGGATGTCGCGGGCCGGTTTGAAGTCGCCGGCCCCGATCAGCATGGTCTTCATCGCCGTGAGGTAGATCTGTTCGACCACGCCCGGCACCAGCACGGTGTCCGCGCCGCCGAAGCTGGCCTCGGCCACGGCCATGTTGACCGCCGAGCGCACGGCGTAAGCGGCCCCGCCATCGCGCGCGCGGCCCTCCGGTGCGCAGAGATCCGAGGTGACCCGCGTCGAGCCGTCCTCGCCGACGAAGACCTTGCGCGCGCGTTCAAGCCGGTCGGCGTCGACAAGGAAGGGGGAATGGGCCGTGTAGACGATCTGGTGGTTGCGGGCGATCTCGTCGAAAAAGGTCGA
This genomic window from Rhodovulum sp. ES.010 contains:
- a CDS encoding response regulator transcription factor yields the protein MIPLLMLEDEARIASFVRRGLAAEGYDVTCLATGAEALEAGLSGDFALIVLDVMVPDMSGMDVCERLRAGGVSAPILMLTARDADEDVVEGLERGADDYLAKPFAFDVLLARLSALLRRGNGAGVGKPAESAGIGSLTLDRSRRQGCLHGKDLALTRLEFDVLWLFVANPDRVHSRERILSHAWGADADPLTNVVDVYVARLRKKLDHPGAPKLVTVRGVGYRLDVGTKEAS